One Erythrobacter sp. SDW2 genomic region harbors:
- a CDS encoding TIGR02466 family protein, producing the protein MAATRTTANRSFDVKPLFAEPYFVMNIADAISPKQVRFIQSLKMNTNQVNQISDELYLFARPEMKSIAEAVQQGLDTYTSEVMGIAQRLEVTQSWALMNPPGVGMHGHTHSNSMISGSLYYTDMPDPPGNMIFERFNSYRQIELGIDARKQNIYNAPRNAVVPKKGDLVLFSSSLQHYVEVNNSNENRYSIAFNTFVRGTIGSFRDVSELKL; encoded by the coding sequence ATGGCCGCTACCAGGACCACCGCCAATCGCAGCTTCGACGTGAAGCCGCTGTTCGCCGAGCCCTACTTCGTGATGAACATCGCCGATGCGATCAGCCCGAAGCAGGTCAGGTTCATCCAGTCGCTCAAGATGAACACCAACCAGGTCAACCAGATCTCGGACGAGCTCTACCTGTTCGCGCGGCCCGAAATGAAGAGCATCGCCGAAGCGGTGCAGCAGGGGCTCGACACCTACACCAGCGAAGTGATGGGCATCGCCCAGCGGCTGGAAGTGACGCAAAGCTGGGCGCTGATGAACCCTCCAGGGGTGGGGATGCACGGGCACACGCACTCGAACTCGATGATCTCGGGCTCGCTCTACTACACCGACATGCCCGATCCGCCGGGCAACATGATCTTCGAACGCTTCAACAGCTATCGCCAGATCGAGCTGGGCATCGATGCGAGGAAACAGAACATCTACAACGCGCCGCGCAACGCGGTGGTGCCGAAGAAGGGCGACCTCGTGCTCTTCTCCAGCTCGCTGCAGCACTATGTGGAAGTGAACAACTCGAATGAGAACCGCTATTCGATCGCCTTCAACACCTTCGTGCGCGGGACGATCGGCAGTTTCCGGGATGTGAGCGAATTGAAGCTTTAA
- a CDS encoding septal ring lytic transglycosylase RlpA family protein, protein MSERTLLKPWRAVSATAMAVLLALPAQASTPATGAMGAEFVAGFEAFEELPVPAEPSPEAVDLETFEPPVEAEPTTRSLGTGIASYYASKFHGRRTASGEIFDNGALTAAHRTLRFGSMVRVTNPRTGQSVIVRINDRGPFTKGRTIDLSRAAAEEIGIVRAGHGTVELELIEA, encoded by the coding sequence ATGTCTGAAAGGACACTCTTGAAGCCATGGCGGGCCGTATCGGCCACGGCAATGGCGGTGCTGCTGGCACTTCCGGCGCAGGCTTCGACCCCCGCAACAGGTGCAATGGGTGCCGAATTCGTCGCCGGTTTCGAAGCCTTCGAAGAGCTTCCCGTCCCCGCCGAACCCTCGCCCGAAGCGGTCGATCTCGAGACTTTCGAACCGCCGGTCGAGGCGGAGCCGACCACTCGCTCCTTGGGCACCGGCATCGCCTCCTACTACGCCAGCAAGTTCCACGGCCGCCGTACGGCGAGCGGCGAGATCTTCGACAACGGCGCCTTGACCGCCGCCCACCGGACTCTGCGTTTCGGCTCCATGGTTCGCGTGACCAACCCGCGCACCGGCCAGTCGGTCATCGTTCGCATCAACGACCGTGGCCCGTTCACCAAGGGCCGCACCATCGACCTCTCTCGCGCCGCGGCCGAGGAGATCGGCATCGTCCGTGCCGGTCATGGCACGGTCGAACTCGAACTGATCGAAGCTTAA
- a CDS encoding argininosuccinate synthase has protein sequence MSDIKRVVLAYSGGLDTSVIAKWLEVERGLEVVTFTADLGQGEELEPARAKARAMGIPDKHIFIEDLREEFVRDFVFPMMRANARYEGDYLLGTSIARPLISKRLVEIAHETGADAIAHGATGKGNDQVRFELSAYALDPDIKVIAPWREWDLASRTALIAWAEQHQIQVPKDKRGESPFSTDANLLHTSSEGKVLEDPWEETPDYVYSRTVNPEDAPDTPEYITIDFEKGDGVALNGETMSPATLLAALNDLGRKHGIGRLDLVENRFVGMKSRGMYETPGGEIYARAHRGIEQITLDRGAAHLKDELMPKYAELIYNGFWFSPEREMLQAAIDLSQEKVCGTVRLKLYKGQASVVGRKSPNSLYSEAHVTFEDDAGAYDQKDAEGFIRLNALRLKLLGKRDR, from the coding sequence ATGTCCGATATCAAGCGTGTCGTCCTCGCCTATTCCGGCGGTCTCGATACCTCCGTCATTGCCAAATGGCTCGAGGTCGAGCGCGGGCTCGAGGTTGTGACCTTCACCGCCGATCTCGGCCAGGGCGAGGAGCTGGAGCCGGCGCGGGCCAAGGCGCGGGCCATGGGCATCCCGGACAAGCACATCTTCATCGAGGACCTGCGCGAGGAATTCGTGCGCGATTTCGTGTTCCCGATGATGCGCGCCAATGCCCGTTACGAAGGCGACTACCTGCTCGGTACCAGCATCGCCCGCCCGCTGATCTCCAAGCGGCTGGTCGAGATCGCGCATGAGACGGGTGCCGATGCCATCGCCCACGGCGCCACCGGCAAGGGCAACGACCAGGTCCGCTTCGAGCTCAGCGCCTATGCGCTCGATCCCGATATCAAGGTCATCGCCCCGTGGCGCGAATGGGACCTCGCCAGCCGCACTGCGCTGATCGCCTGGGCCGAGCAGCACCAGATCCAGGTGCCCAAGGACAAGCGCGGCGAGAGCCCATTCTCGACCGATGCCAACCTCCTCCACACTTCGTCCGAAGGCAAGGTGCTGGAAGATCCGTGGGAAGAGACGCCCGACTACGTCTATTCGCGCACGGTCAACCCCGAAGACGCACCCGACACGCCCGAATACATCACCATCGACTTCGAGAAGGGCGACGGTGTCGCGCTGAATGGTGAAACGATGAGCCCGGCCACGCTGCTGGCCGCGCTCAACGATCTTGGCCGCAAGCACGGCATCGGCCGGCTCGATCTGGTGGAGAACCGCTTTGTCGGCATGAAGAGCCGCGGCATGTACGAGACACCGGGCGGCGAGATTTACGCCCGGGCGCATCGCGGGATCGAGCAGATCACGCTCGATCGTGGCGCGGCGCATCTCAAGGACGAGCTGATGCCGAAGTATGCCGAGCTGATCTACAACGGCTTCTGGTTCAGCCCCGAGCGGGAGATGCTGCAAGCGGCGATCGACCTCAGCCAGGAGAAGGTCTGCGGCACCGTACGGCTCAAGCTCTACAAGGGCCAGGCGAGCGTGGTGGGCCGCAAGAGTCCCAACTCGCTCTATTCGGAAGCGCATGTGACCTTCGAGGACGATGCCGGCGCCTACGACCAAAAGGATGCCGAGGGCTTCATCCGCCTCAATGCGCTTCGGCTGAAGCTGCTGGGCAAGCGGGATCGTTGA
- a CDS encoding DUF1003 domain-containing protein yields the protein MPSSKRLTLDLAREYLGDRPSDAGHRRVIEGIEDRQPISQDAHELAGREDSFGDRLADSVARVGGSWLFIGLFFLFLVGWTGLNTIVLSSSEAFDPYPYIFLNLILSMLAAIQAPVIMMSQNRQAEKDRIAAAHDYEVNLRSEIEIMAMQQKLDKLRGEQHETIIAQQEELLKLVRQLSARP from the coding sequence ATGCCCAGCAGCAAACGCCTGACGCTTGACCTTGCCCGCGAATATCTTGGTGATCGCCCCAGCGATGCCGGGCACCGGCGGGTCATAGAGGGGATCGAGGATCGCCAGCCGATCAGTCAGGATGCGCACGAACTGGCGGGACGCGAAGACAGCTTTGGCGACCGGCTGGCAGACTCGGTCGCGCGGGTGGGTGGATCCTGGCTGTTTATCGGGCTGTTCTTCCTGTTCCTTGTCGGCTGGACCGGCCTCAACACGATCGTTCTGAGCAGCAGCGAAGCCTTCGACCCCTACCCATACATTTTCCTCAACCTGATACTCTCCATGCTCGCGGCGATCCAAGCCCCGGTAATCATGATGAGCCAGAACCGCCAGGCCGAGAAAGACCGCATTGCTGCCGCGCATGACTACGAGGTCAATTTGCGTTCTGAGATCGAGATCATGGCCATGCAGCAAAAGCTCGACAAACTGCGCGGCGAGCAACACGAAACGATAATCGCCCAGCAGGAAGAACTGCTGAAGCTCGTTCGCCAACTGTCCGCCCGCCCCTAG